The following coding sequences are from one Candidatus Nitrohelix vancouverensis window:
- a CDS encoding AAA family ATPase, with product MQIREIKIDGFGIFNDKRLVDFRPGINVVYGPNEIGKTSLLEFIRRTLFGFPKRNEKKINFYQPRNGGLCGGSLSCQLKDGSSIEIKRVQQGTQVGDVIVETPTQSLSGQDSLNKLLNLSGKEIYQNIYAFTLDELQSVNSLHGDEIKNRIYGAGLGLGSVSLGDVEKWINDQSLSLFRPRGSTQALNALHNEIKECEREIRAIQQGVEKFDQLKETIRDLESQRESIGKNIEQLERSARHLEMRRDLYPAIAAMLAAENELKETPQYPFFPENGLQTLSQLQRERDAIQKRLQEERAVLASIQRDLEAVRYQPELLECESDIHYLQQSTEKVRSALQDLPVVENDRDNLHEKIQFKISKIDPSWNEERIASFEISEAEISQAHEFYQDLDTLRQAVNQSKGKLELHKERKASELSQGNEIPIWLSYFSKGLGGIGLICALLGAWLLNYLLIAFSLVMLAMGVILHIKTRNQHGDFQKEDLLEKNLQNQLQSDQQLLDEKRDAWAKWLTDKGLDPRLPPLNTEKIGENVDEIRRMIADRTRHDQRIQSMKATLDEARQLSQRIAQIAPNLSSNSDVSATIELISALFEDTKKTHAKKTLLETRAFDQEKRIEGLTLKADEVNQKMTQFIANTGAGNEEDFQLRQEAVNHGLELKQTIEQNKRLIEAQAGLGKSFDAFIASAMSSTPADTESEKQNVDERLRELQGRKDQIMEMIGENKKESDQIASNDDLAEAQNLCEQKKQQLNEASRRWATLTLSRHILQKAKRTYEETRQPGVIKSSANLFSKITQGRYSHIIKPIDEDDLLIEDPDGRRKRFMEMSRGTREQLYLSMRLGLIEEYESRSEPLPVIMDDVFVNFDDDRAQQVIQEFKRFAETRQVIIMTCHRWSLEAFKQVDAHFISLQPEAE from the coding sequence ATGCAAATTCGCGAAATCAAAATTGACGGCTTCGGCATATTCAACGACAAGCGTCTTGTGGATTTTCGTCCCGGCATCAACGTCGTCTACGGTCCAAACGAGATTGGTAAAACCTCGCTATTGGAATTCATCCGCCGCACTTTATTTGGCTTTCCCAAACGCAATGAAAAGAAAATTAATTTCTACCAGCCGCGCAACGGCGGCCTGTGCGGCGGTTCGCTGAGCTGTCAGTTGAAGGACGGCTCGTCCATCGAAATCAAGCGCGTTCAACAGGGAACTCAAGTAGGCGATGTTATCGTTGAAACGCCGACGCAATCGCTGAGCGGCCAGGACAGCTTGAACAAACTGCTCAACTTGTCCGGGAAAGAAATTTACCAGAACATCTACGCCTTCACCCTCGATGAATTGCAAAGCGTCAATTCCCTGCACGGCGACGAAATCAAAAACCGAATCTATGGCGCCGGTCTGGGCCTGGGTTCCGTTTCTTTGGGCGATGTCGAAAAATGGATCAACGACCAGTCTCTCTCCCTGTTTCGCCCCAGGGGCTCCACCCAGGCGCTGAACGCCTTGCACAACGAGATCAAGGAATGCGAGCGGGAGATACGCGCCATCCAGCAAGGCGTCGAGAAATTTGATCAGCTGAAGGAAACGATTCGCGATCTTGAAAGCCAGCGCGAAAGCATCGGAAAAAATATTGAACAATTGGAACGGTCGGCGCGGCACCTGGAAATGCGCCGGGATCTTTATCCGGCCATCGCCGCAATGCTCGCGGCGGAGAATGAGTTGAAGGAAACTCCGCAGTATCCTTTTTTTCCTGAAAATGGACTCCAGACGCTGAGCCAGTTGCAACGGGAACGAGACGCGATCCAAAAACGCCTGCAGGAAGAACGCGCCGTGCTCGCATCTATACAGAGGGATTTGGAAGCGGTCCGCTATCAACCCGAATTACTGGAATGCGAGAGCGACATACACTACCTTCAACAATCCACCGAAAAAGTTCGCTCCGCTCTGCAGGACTTGCCCGTCGTTGAAAACGACCGCGACAATCTGCACGAAAAAATTCAGTTCAAAATTTCAAAAATCGACCCCTCTTGGAACGAAGAACGGATCGCCAGTTTCGAAATCAGCGAAGCGGAAATCAGCCAGGCCCACGAATTCTATCAGGACCTCGATACCTTGCGCCAGGCGGTCAATCAATCCAAAGGGAAGCTCGAACTGCACAAGGAGCGCAAGGCCTCCGAACTGTCTCAGGGCAACGAGATTCCCATCTGGCTGTCGTATTTTTCCAAGGGACTCGGCGGCATTGGGCTGATCTGCGCCCTGCTCGGCGCCTGGTTGCTGAACTACCTCCTGATCGCCTTTTCGCTGGTGATGCTGGCGATGGGAGTGATCCTTCACATCAAAACGCGCAACCAGCACGGCGACTTCCAGAAAGAGGATTTACTGGAGAAAAATCTGCAAAACCAGCTCCAAAGCGATCAGCAACTTCTGGATGAAAAACGCGACGCCTGGGCGAAATGGCTGACCGACAAGGGACTCGACCCCAGACTGCCGCCGCTGAACACCGAGAAAATCGGCGAAAACGTCGATGAGATTCGTCGTATGATCGCCGACCGAACCCGGCACGATCAGCGCATTCAAAGCATGAAGGCGACGCTGGACGAAGCCAGACAGCTGTCGCAAAGAATCGCGCAGATCGCGCCGAACCTTTCCAGCAACAGCGACGTGTCTGCGACCATCGAACTGATCTCCGCTCTCTTTGAAGACACGAAAAAAACTCACGCAAAGAAGACCCTGCTGGAAACGCGAGCCTTCGATCAGGAAAAACGCATCGAAGGCTTGACGCTGAAGGCCGACGAAGTGAACCAGAAAATGACTCAGTTCATCGCCAACACCGGGGCCGGCAATGAAGAGGATTTTCAACTACGCCAGGAAGCTGTCAATCATGGGCTTGAACTCAAACAGACCATCGAACAGAACAAACGATTGATCGAAGCGCAAGCGGGTCTCGGCAAATCCTTTGACGCCTTCATCGCCTCGGCGATGTCTTCCACCCCGGCGGACACGGAATCCGAAAAACAAAACGTCGACGAACGCTTGAGAGAGTTGCAAGGGCGCAAGGACCAGATCATGGAAATGATCGGCGAGAATAAAAAAGAAAGCGATCAAATCGCATCCAACGACGACCTCGCCGAAGCGCAGAATCTTTGCGAGCAGAAAAAACAGCAACTCAATGAAGCCTCCCGACGCTGGGCGACTCTGACCTTGTCGCGACACATTCTGCAAAAAGCTAAAAGAACTTATGAGGAAACGCGGCAACCGGGCGTCATCAAATCATCCGCAAACCTTTTCTCCAAAATCACCCAGGGACGCTATTCTCACATCATCAAACCCATAGACGAAGACGACCTGTTGATCGAAGACCCCGACGGACGCAGAAAACGATTCATGGAAATGAGCCGCGGCACGCGCGAGCAATTGTATCTTTCCATGCGTCTCGGTCTGATCGAAGAATACGAAAGCCGCTCCGAGCCGCTTCCCGTCATCATGGACGACGTGTTCGTCAACTTCGACGACGACCGCGCCCAGCAGGTCATTCAGGAGTTCAAACGCTTTGCCGAGACCCGCCAGGTCATCATCATGACCTGCCACCGCTGGTCGCTGGAAGCCTTCAAGCAAGTCGACGCCCACTTCATTTCGCTCCAACCTGAAGCGGAATGA
- a CDS encoding DNA repair exonuclease produces MSSFRFLHCSDLHIDSPFKGLARVRPELARRLREAGYQAFQNIVALAISEEVDAVVIAGDIYDSADKSLQAQFKFHRGLQQLSDAGIPTFVAHGNHDPLDSWSASLERPANVHIFSGREPQCMPVIRNGRELAHVHGVSFPRRDIRDNLSLQFNVKNAEVISIAVLHANVGADSQHENYAPCTLQDLVSKPFDYWALGHVHAHKILRQEHPAVVYPGNVQARQFREAGPRGCCIVNLTRHSSPQIAFVPIDAIRFMEDTLDLSGATTLNDAVQQAQRRCMDLALQSEGRESVIRLHLVGRAEIDGDLRKPQGREDLQGEIQSFLDSQSPPIWVDIQIETAGVYDIETYRNGSSFISDVLALYDQTLSEPDREELMALLKPLFEDWPGRNSLDEISEDELRELLLQARDLTLNQLIPQD; encoded by the coding sequence ATGAGTTCTTTCCGCTTCCTGCATTGCTCCGACCTGCATATTGACAGCCCCTTCAAGGGTCTGGCCCGGGTGCGCCCTGAACTGGCGCGACGACTCCGCGAGGCGGGCTATCAGGCCTTTCAAAATATCGTCGCCCTCGCCATCAGCGAGGAAGTCGACGCCGTGGTCATCGCCGGCGACATCTATGACAGCGCCGACAAAAGCCTGCAAGCGCAATTCAAATTTCATCGCGGTCTGCAACAACTGTCCGACGCCGGGATTCCGACTTTTGTCGCGCACGGCAACCACGACCCGCTCGACAGCTGGTCCGCCTCGCTCGAAAGACCCGCAAACGTTCACATCTTTTCAGGACGCGAACCGCAGTGCATGCCGGTCATTCGCAACGGCAGGGAACTTGCGCATGTTCACGGCGTCAGTTTTCCGCGGCGCGACATCCGCGACAACCTGTCGCTCCAGTTCAACGTGAAGAACGCCGAGGTCATTTCCATCGCCGTACTGCACGCCAACGTCGGAGCCGATTCCCAACATGAAAATTATGCGCCCTGCACCTTGCAGGACCTCGTCTCCAAACCTTTCGACTACTGGGCGCTCGGACACGTTCACGCTCACAAAATTTTACGCCAGGAACATCCCGCCGTGGTTTATCCCGGCAACGTGCAGGCCCGTCAATTTCGCGAAGCCGGTCCCAGAGGTTGTTGTATCGTCAACCTGACGCGACACAGTTCGCCGCAGATCGCATTTGTTCCTATCGACGCCATCCGCTTCATGGAAGACACGCTCGACCTGAGCGGAGCGACCACCCTCAACGACGCAGTGCAACAGGCTCAACGGCGCTGTATGGACCTCGCCCTGCAATCCGAAGGACGCGAAAGCGTGATTCGACTCCACCTTGTCGGGCGCGCCGAAATCGACGGCGACTTGAGAAAGCCCCAGGGCCGCGAAGATCTGCAAGGCGAGATTCAGTCCTTTCTGGATTCTCAAAGCCCTCCGATCTGGGTCGACATCCAGATTGAAACCGCCGGGGTCTACGATATCGAAACCTATCGCAACGGTTCCAGCTTCATTTCCGACGTTCTGGCTTTATACGATCAAACCTTGTCGGAACCGGATCGGGAAGAACTCATGGCCCTGCTGAAACCCTTGTTCGAAGACTGGCCGGGCAGAAATTCTCTGGATGAAATATCAGAAGACGAATTGCGGGAACTGCTCTTGCAGGCCCGCGACCTGACGCTCAACCAACTCATTCCCCAAGACTGA
- a CDS encoding DUF350 domain-containing protein, with protein sequence MDLDHLLTSLVYLSACMAVFILGHASFLLLRRDYNIQYELVEQDNPALALTISGFYLGLVVAVGGVVTGPSLGLGEDLIDFCIYGPLAILLLHVSAWVNDTFILTRFKIREEILEDQNCGTGAVEFAVYVASGMNIYGAVYGIGGSIFTTLGFWALGQMTLVGFGLFYPRMVGYDVHDQIEKDNVAVGVAFAGAIIAVGNLLRAASAEDFHSWGENTALFAGYVVVGLLLLPAARKLTDRVLLPGQDLSEELVGQERPNLGAAFLEAGSYIGSSFLVTSCL encoded by the coding sequence ATGGATCTCGATCATTTACTGACATCTCTGGTTTATCTGAGCGCCTGCATGGCGGTGTTCATCCTCGGTCATGCTTCTTTTTTGCTCCTGCGCAGGGACTACAATATTCAGTATGAACTGGTGGAGCAGGATAATCCCGCGCTGGCCCTGACCATCAGCGGATTTTATCTCGGCCTGGTGGTCGCCGTCGGCGGGGTTGTGACGGGGCCTTCCCTGGGACTGGGAGAGGATCTGATTGATTTTTGCATCTACGGTCCGCTGGCGATTCTGCTTCTGCATGTTTCTGCATGGGTCAACGATACTTTTATTCTCACCCGCTTTAAAATCCGCGAGGAAATTCTGGAGGACCAGAATTGCGGCACCGGCGCGGTGGAGTTTGCGGTGTATGTGGCTTCGGGCATGAATATTTACGGCGCGGTGTACGGTATCGGCGGTTCCATTTTCACGACGCTGGGTTTTTGGGCTTTGGGTCAGATGACCCTGGTGGGCTTCGGTTTGTTTTATCCGCGCATGGTGGGTTACGACGTTCACGATCAAATCGAAAAGGATAATGTGGCGGTCGGCGTGGCGTTTGCCGGCGCTATTATCGCCGTGGGCAATCTTCTGCGCGCGGCTTCGGCGGAGGATTTCCATTCCTGGGGCGAAAACACTGCTCTGTTCGCCGGTTACGTTGTCGTGGGCCTGTTACTTCTCCCTGCCGCTCGCAAGCTGACGGATCGCGTCTTGCTTCCCGGTCAGGATTTGTCCGAAGAACTGGTCGGTCAGGAGCGGCCGAATCTTGGCGCGGCTTTCCTCGAAGCGGGATCGTACATTGGTTCTTCCTTTCTTGTGACCTCGTGTCTGTAG
- a CDS encoding polyamine aminopropyltransferase — protein MQNPQLPGGLSPSRLSFFLKLCMFATGAAAMATEYTLATLASYLQGNAILQWTVVISLMLFAMGVGSRFSRSLEDRLLDVYAATELALSLLCAVSALFCFWASSFIQPSGWAVYLMAFGIGFLIGLEIPLVARINDRFESLRMNISSVMEYDYYGALVGGALFAFVFLPVLGLTYTPMILGAANWLAAGLILFPFADLLKRSALLKGCFVLSGLLIALAAAFAKPIILYGEQHKYKDKIVYEEQTQYQKIIVTQWKDDFWLFLNGGVQFSTFDEERYHEPLVHPALALLKERDHILLLGGGDGLAAREILKYADVKTLTLVDLDPAMTKLASDNPIFTRVNKDALKDPRVTVVNEDAYQFIQNTQRMYNAIIVDLPDPKTVSLSLLYTQGFYTVAKRQLAPFGVLITQSSSPLYSREAFLCIKKTMEAAGFSVVPYQNSIPTMGRWGWNLGVSSGWLDAGALKTRLNEQNFNTAPTRFLNRDAMISMTHFGKGVFDDEADIEVNTRFNHVLMKYYRRGDWEVY, from the coding sequence ATGCAGAATCCTCAATTACCCGGCGGTTTGTCTCCCTCCCGACTTTCATTTTTTCTCAAGCTCTGCATGTTCGCCACCGGCGCGGCGGCGATGGCTACGGAATACACGCTGGCGACGCTTGCCAGTTACCTGCAGGGCAACGCCATCTTGCAATGGACGGTGGTGATCTCCCTGATGCTGTTTGCGATGGGCGTGGGAAGCCGATTCAGCCGTTCGCTGGAAGACCGACTGCTTGACGTGTATGCGGCGACGGAGCTGGCGCTTTCTCTGCTGTGCGCGGTCTCGGCCCTGTTTTGTTTCTGGGCGTCTTCCTTCATTCAACCGTCGGGCTGGGCGGTGTACCTCATGGCCTTCGGTATTGGTTTTCTGATCGGTCTTGAAATCCCGCTGGTGGCGCGCATCAACGACCGCTTTGAATCCTTGCGGATGAATATCTCCTCGGTGATGGAATACGATTATTACGGCGCCCTGGTGGGCGGCGCCTTGTTCGCCTTTGTGTTTTTACCGGTACTGGGTTTGACCTACACGCCGATGATTCTGGGCGCGGCGAACTGGCTGGCGGCAGGGCTGATCCTGTTCCCTTTCGCGGATTTATTGAAACGTTCCGCTTTATTGAAAGGCTGTTTTGTCCTGTCGGGACTATTGATTGCGCTGGCGGCGGCCTTTGCGAAGCCGATCATTTTGTACGGCGAACAGCACAAGTACAAAGATAAAATTGTTTACGAGGAACAGACGCAGTACCAGAAGATCATCGTGACGCAATGGAAGGACGACTTCTGGTTGTTCCTCAACGGCGGCGTGCAGTTCAGCACTTTCGATGAGGAGCGTTACCACGAGCCCTTGGTTCACCCGGCGCTGGCCCTGCTGAAAGAGCGGGACCATATTTTATTGCTGGGCGGCGGCGACGGTCTGGCGGCGCGCGAAATTCTGAAGTATGCGGATGTGAAAACCCTGACGCTGGTCGATCTCGACCCGGCGATGACGAAGCTTGCGAGCGATAATCCTATCTTCACCCGCGTCAACAAGGATGCGCTGAAAGACCCGCGAGTGACGGTGGTCAACGAAGACGCCTATCAGTTCATTCAGAACACCCAACGAATGTATAACGCGATCATCGTCGATCTGCCCGATCCGAAAACGGTTTCGCTCTCTTTATTATATACCCAGGGTTTTTACACAGTGGCGAAGCGGCAACTGGCGCCCTTTGGCGTTTTGATAACGCAAAGCTCCAGTCCCTTGTACTCGCGCGAGGCCTTCCTGTGCATCAAAAAGACGATGGAGGCGGCGGGTTTTTCAGTGGTCCCTTATCAGAATTCCATCCCGACGATGGGGCGCTGGGGATGGAACCTCGGAGTTTCTTCCGGCTGGCTGGATGCCGGTGCGCTGAAGACGCGATTGAACGAGCAGAATTTCAATACGGCTCCCACGCGATTCCTGAATCGCGATGCCATGATTTCCATGACGCATTTTGGCAAGGGCGTGTTCGACGATGAGGCCGACATTGAGGTCAACACGCGTTTCAATCATGTGCTGATGAAGTACTACCGCCGTGGAGACTGGGAAGTGTATTGA
- a CDS encoding DUF4178 domain-containing protein: MVFGFFKKNKDDKKQEAPQLEDLVLSKLRPGYLVDYDMNTYQVAARNCYKWEEGGVTDEWELKLGDQVFYLERIEEDGYVEWSLCQKFSISELEGDIAAHIQEHEDPPETVTLKGTQFHFEEDDIGEFFRGDSKEPMHFVSWDYEDETEQKFLTIEQWGESKFDLTLGFSVEEYQFSNILPGEPF, from the coding sequence ATGGTATTCGGTTTTTTCAAAAAAAATAAAGACGATAAAAAACAGGAAGCGCCTCAACTGGAGGACCTCGTCCTTTCCAAGCTACGCCCCGGCTATCTCGTGGACTACGACATGAACACCTACCAGGTGGCCGCCAGGAACTGCTACAAATGGGAGGAAGGCGGAGTCACCGACGAATGGGAGTTGAAGCTCGGCGACCAGGTATTCTATCTGGAACGCATTGAAGAAGACGGTTATGTCGAGTGGTCGCTGTGCCAGAAATTTTCCATCTCAGAACTCGAAGGCGATATCGCCGCTCATATTCAAGAACATGAAGACCCGCCTGAAACCGTAACCTTGAAGGGTACGCAGTTCCATTTCGAGGAAGACGATATCGGCGAGTTTTTTCGCGGCGATTCCAAAGAACCGATGCATTTTGTCTCATGGGACTACGAGGACGAGACGGAGCAGAAATTTCTCACCATCGAACAATGGGGCGAAAGCAAATTCGATCTCACTCTCGGTTTTTCCGTCGAAGAATACCAGTTCTCCAATATCCTCCCCGGCGAACCTTTCTAA